The segment TCCCTGAAGATAAGGGACCTGACCAGCAGATAGTGGTAATGGATGAAAGGGCATTGAACTTTGATTTTGATAAATCAGTAGTAAAACCACAATACTTTGAAATGTTACATAAATTTATAGAATATGTAAACTTCAATGACTACGAAGTAGTAATAGAAGGACATACAGATTCAAAAGGAACAAATGCTTACAACATGGCACTTGGAATGAGAAGGGCACAAAGTGTAAAAGCTAAGTTGCTGGAATTTGGAATGGATCCAAGCAGAATAGTGGGAACAGTATCAAAAGGAGAAGAAGAACCGGTAGCAACAAACACAACAGACGAAGGAAGAGCACAAAACAGAAGAATAGAATTCAAGCTTTCAAGAAGAGGAAGCCAGCAGTAATAATAAATACAGAATTCTGAGAAAGAGAGAAAGAAAGTTATGAATAATAATTTAAAGAGAATAGAGAAAGAGCTGAGAGCTTTTGCAAAGAAATGCAAAGATATAAAATATAATTCAGCATTGCTATTTTCGTTTCTAGTTACAGGATCATTATCTCTTTCAGCTAATGGGAAAGATGATGTAGAAACAGCAAAAAGAGGACTTCAGACATCAATAACAGACATGAAGAAGTTATTTAAGGAAGCAAAAGCTGAAAATGATAAGCTGATGAAAGATTCAAACCTTGAATTAGTGCAGTTAATGGAACAGGGAGACCATGTAGTAAAATCACCATGGAGCTCATGGCAGTTTGGGATAAATGGATTTTATAACAACTGGAGAGGAACTTATAAAGGTAGAGGAGATAAAGCTGACAAATATGCATATGAAGGGATTTTAACAAGGGATACAAATTTATTTAATAGATATGTACCTGTATCAAGTTCTAACTACAGTTTACTTTCTACAGGAAGTGATCCAAGGTCAGCTTCATCAAATTTAAGAAACGGAATTAAAAGCTATGGTCTTTCAAGTACTAGACTGACTGAGGAACCGCCTTTAGAAATATCAGTAAATGCAGGAATAAATCCTAAAAGTGTTAATAAGGTACCTCTAAATATTACTGCTAAAGTTGCAAATGCAGTTACATTACCTGAAACTGTAAGCTTTAGTCCAATTTTACCTGATATACCGGTTATAAACTCGCCAAATGTAGTTATAAAAGATGTAACATTATCACCATTATGGAATGCTGATGGCCCTGTACCGGATACACAGTACATATATAAAAGTGGAACTAATGTTATAAAAGCAGGTTCTACTTATAACCTTAAGACAGATTATCAAAATCCAGGATTTGGAACTTATAATAGAACAAAAACTTTCTCTGCTAATGAAGTTTTAAAAACCTCAGATGGTGAAGATTATACAGCAGCAAGTGGATATGCTGCAAGAGGTGGAATGAGAGACTACACTTATGGTGCAATTTTTGAATTCATAGGTGGAGATCATACAATAGAAGGATTAACATTAGAAGTAGATACAGTTAGAGATAGAAATGGAACTATAATAGAAGGGGTTAGAGCAATTTCGACTGATGGTAATAATAATTTAAAAGTTCGTAATAAGTCAAATATTAAATTATCAGCAGATAAAGTTGTTGGATTTGCAACAGACGAAGATCCAAATGGAGCAGGGAATTTACGTCAACTAATAAATGATACAGATGGATTAATATATTCTACTGGAAAACAAAATGTTAGCTTTATACTTGTAAAAGAGCAAGATAACCCAGCTGCAACACATGAGCATATAAATAATGGTAAAATCATTATGGACGGAGACGAATCTTATGCTTTTGCTTTTAGTAAAACAAATGGGGTTCACCCAAATGTATATATCACTCATAATATAAACAATGGTGAAATAGTTATGGCAGGGAAGGAAAACTATGGATTTGCACTTGGAGCAGGAAGAGTTTATAAAGTAGCAGATTCATATATTGACAATACTGCAGGTGGAACTATTTCAATGCTAGGTAATAAGTCTATGGCTATTATCGCCCAGAGTGATATGGATCATGCAAATAATGCTGGAACGATAAATATTGCCGGAAGTGAATCATATGGTATGTACACAGAAAGTGCAACTTCCATGACAAATACAGGAATTATTAATATAGCAGATTATACAAAGAATTTCACTAGTAGCAATGCTGGTGGAAAATGGCTGGATAATAAAGAATATTCTGCTACTAATGCTAAAAAATCAATAGGTATCGCTTCTGGTAAAGTGGGATCAACAATAACTAATGCCGGAGATATTAATATAAGTACAGGAGAAAACAACATAGGAGCTTATACAAATATAGGAAATGTTGTTAATAGTGGAAATATTAATATAACAGCTGGAGAAAATATAGGAATGTATGTTGCTGGAACAGGAACAGGAACTAACACTAATACTGGAAAAGTTACAGTAACTTCAGATGGTTCTATTGGAATGATGACTACGGGAACAGGAACATTGACTAATGCCGGAGAACTTACTGTTACTGGTGGAAATAATGCAGCAAATACAAGAGGAACTATCGGAATGAGTGCCGGAATTGGTTCAACGATTGATAGTTCAACTGGTAAGGCAACAATAGATGTAAAAGGGGATAAATCTACAGGAGTTTATTCTGATGGTACGTTGAAACTTGGAGAGTCTACTGTTAAAACAAGTGATAAAGCAGTAAATTATTTTGCAGGCAATAATGGAAAGATTGAAATAGTTGCAGGTAAAACTTCAACGGCTACAACAGGACAATCATCTTTATTATTCTATACAGAAGGAAATGGAAAAATTCTTGTTAATGGAACTATGAATGCTACAATAAAAGGTGGAACTACTCCAGCATTAAGAGGAACAGCATTCTATTATAAATCACCAGGAGCATCGTATGGAGTATTTGATAAAGATACAGTAAAAAATTATTTTGATACAAGTTTTGGAAATGGAGCAGGAACAAGTACTCTTAACAACTTGACATTGAATATGGAACAAGGTTCAAGATTATTTGTGGCTTCAAATGTAGCGATGAATTTATCTGATACAGATGCAACAGCATTAATGTCTCAGGTAACAACACAGAAACCTCTTATAACTGGTTCTAATGATTATAAGACATTTATGCTGTATTTAAGTAAATTAAATATAAATCAGGCAGTTAATTTAGACAATCCTAATGATGCATATAATCAGCTTGAAATTGCAAATTCAACTGTTGAAAATGCAAATAATATAGCAGGAACTCAAAATAGACAAGTTGGAATTGCACAGGAAAATGGAAATGACACAAATGGAGACGGATATAATGCCAATAAAGTGACGTTGACTAATACAGCAACTGGATCAATTAATTTAACGGGAGATGAATCAACAGGTATATATGCTAAAAGAGGATTGATTTTCAATGACGGGCAAATATCTGTAGGTAAAAAATCTACTGGAATATACATAGTTGAAGATGACCGTAGTCCTGCGACAGCAGTTGCCGGAGCAAGAGCTATAAATAGTTCGACAGGAGTAATCACAATAGGCGAAGATTCAACAGGAATGTACTATAAAGTTGATCCTGATAATGNNNNNNNNNNNNNNNNNNNNNNNNNNNNNNNNNNNNNNNNNNNNNNNNNNNNNNNNNNNNNNNNNNNNNNNNNNNNNNNNNNNNNNNNNNNNNNNNNNNNCTGATAATGCTGATGGAAGAGGAACTAATACAGCAATTGGTGGTGGAATAGTAAATGATGGTAAAATAGAATCAGCTGCTAATAATGTAATAGCAATGTCATTTGACAGTCCATATGGTTCTAAAACTATGGAAAATTCAGCAACAACAGGAGTAATAGATTTACAAGGACAGAATTCAACAGGAATGTTTGCAACAGGAGCAGGAACATACACAGCAGTAAATAACGGAACAATAAAATTAGCTTCTTCGTCTAATGTAAATACACCTAATATAGGAATGTATACTGATAAAGATACAATAACATTGGAAAATAATGGAACTATAGAAGGTGGAGACAAGACAGTTGGAATCTATGGATATAATGCTAATTTAGGAGCAACTTCTACAACTAAAGTTGGCTCTGGAGGAACAGGCGTATACTCTCTAGGTGGAAATGTTACAATAAATGGTGGAACATTATCTGTTGGTGAGAATGGAACTACTGGTTCAAATGATGCAGTGGGAGTATACTATGTAGGACAAGGTGGAACAATAACATCTAATGCATCTGATATTAAAGTTGGAAATAGTGCATACGGATTCGTTGTTCAAAATGAAAATGGAACAGGAGTAACATTAACAACAAATACTCCAAACGTTACATTAGGAGAAGATGCAGTTTATGTATACTCAAATAACAAAGCCGGAACAGTAACAAATAACACAACTTTAACTTCTACTAGCGGAGGAAACTATGGAGTTTACAGTGCTGGTACAGTCACAAATAATGCAAATATTAATTTTGGAACTGGAACTGGAAATGTTGGAGTTTATAGTATCCTTGGAGGAACAGCAACAAATAATGCTGCAATAACAGTAGGTGCATCAGATACAGCTGCTGAAAAATTTGGAATAGGAATGGCTGCTGGATATAGAACAACAGATTCAGGAAATGTAATCAATGGTCCTGCCGGAGTTATTAATGTAACTGG is part of the Leptotrichia sp. oral taxon 215 str. W9775 genome and harbors:
- a CDS encoding autotransporter-associated N-terminal domain-containing protein; this translates as MNNNLKRIEKELRAFAKKCKDIKYNSALLFSFLVTGSLSLSANGKDDVETAKRGLQTSITDMKKLFKEAKAENDKLMKDSNLELVQLMEQGDHVVKSPWSSWQFGINGFYNNWRGTYKGRGDKADKYAYEGILTRDTNLFNRYVPVSSSNYSLLSTGSDPRSASSNLRNGIKSYGLSSTRLTEEPPLEISVNAGINPKSVNKVPLNITAKVANAVTLPETVSFSPILPDIPVINSPNVVIKDVTLSPLWNADGPVPDTQYIYKSGTNVIKAGSTYNLKTDYQNPGFGTYNRTKTFSANEVLKTSDGEDYTAASGYAARGGMRDYTYGAIFEFIGGDHTIEGLTLEVDTVRDRNGTIIEGVRAISTDGNNNLKVRNKSNIKLSADKVVGFATDEDPNGAGNLRQLINDTDGLIYSTGKQNVSFILVKEQDNPAATHEHINNGKIIMDGDESYAFAFSKTNGVHPNVYITHNINNGEIVMAGKENYGFALGAGRVYKVADSYIDNTAGGTISMLGNKSMAIIAQSDMDHANNAGTINIAGSESYGMYTESATSMTNTGIINIADYTKNFTSSNAGGKWLDNKEYSATNAKKSIGIASGKVGSTITNAGDINISTGENNIGAYTNIGNVVNSGNINITAGENIGMYVAGTGTGTNTNTGKVTVTSDGSIGMMTTGTGTLTNAGELTVTGGNNAANTRGTIGMSAGIGSTIDSSTGKATIDVKGDKSTGVYSDGTLKLGESTVKTSDKAVNYFAGNNGKIEIVAGKTSTATTGQSSLLFYTEGNGKILVNGTMNATIKGGTTPALRGTAFYYKSPGASYGVFDKDTVKNYFDTSFGNGAGTSTLNNLTLNMEQGSRLFVASNVAMNLSDTDATALMSQVTTQKPLITGSNDYKTFMLYLSKLNINQAVNLDNPNDAYNQLEIANSTVENANNIAGTQNRQVGIAQENGNDTNGDGYNANKVTLTNTATGSINLTGDESTGIYAKRGLIFNDGQISVGKKSTGIYIVEDDRSPATAVAGARAINSSTGVITIGEDSTGMYYKVDPDN
- a CDS encoding OmpA family protein, coding for PEDKGPDQQIVVMDERALNFDFDKSVVKPQYFEMLHKFIEYVNFNDYEVVIEGHTDSKGTNAYNMALGMRRAQSVKAKLLEFGMDPSRIVGTVSKGEEEPVATNTTDEGRAQNRRIEFKLSRRGSQQ